Part of the Nicotiana tabacum cultivar K326 chromosome 20, ASM71507v2, whole genome shotgun sequence genome, GTCTCCTCCAAACCCTACCCTACTACCCCTGCCACTCCCCAACCCCGTCTGATCCCACCTCCACGGGGCAGAGGATCCAGTACATTAATTATGGGTTCCCGTGAACCCAATAACTTTTGTCTAGACCttgtatttgtattgaaaaatttattaaatttataaGAATATTTAATGTGGAACCCAGTCCGTTAATccaattattattgtatattaacttgAGATTTCCATAGGAATCCATAAACTTAAAATCCTGGATCTGCACCTCCACCTCCACCACAGCCCCCATGCTCACACCCCCACCCACCCCACTACATCCCCATTGTTTTTCCTAAATTATATTTTCTGCTTACTTGTTAAACACCATAAAATAAGCAAGAAACTCACTTATTTTCCAGGAAAACATTTCACATTTTCCTAGTGGAAGACATTTCCCTTGGTCAAACACGCCATGTTCTCGCCAATCGTAAACATACTATCTTCCAAAACTAGCTTTTACAGCCCAATTAACAATTCCGAGCACTCAGAACACTGTAGAATCACAATATGCAGCTTAATCATAGCATAATCACGCCTCACAAACCCTAGATGATCTCAtgcaaaacccaaaaaaaaaaaaaacaaatcaggTGAGGATGTAACATTTATCTTGAGTTTAATTCTCTGATTACCTATTAGTAACTCCGGAATACTGGAGCTTTTTCCAGATGGCACGGATACGATTAGGGCTTTCGGGATGGCGATTATCGTCTGTGCATGAATGCTTACACATTCCCTCGTCGTATATCAACCCAACCCGACGATCCCTGCTTTCTTCAATGTTAGTATTCACCCCCATTGAACAATGCAGTGATGAAAATTAGTGGAGCTAGTAGCTACCTTCTGGCTTCTGCTGATATTAAATGATTCACTCTTTTTGTAATCCTTTGCTTGAGCACTAGAAATCAAATGTCAGTCTTTTGCATATATCAAGCCCACTGTTTGAAAAACAGGGCGAAGATTGTGTAGAGAATATAATCAAATTGACATGCATTAATAATGTGACAGATTTTCGGTCTTCTTCTTCTCCGTCGATTTCGAGTCTCCTCTTTACGATGCTTTTTCACATGTCGTAAATATGTTGCGAAAGCAAGTATTATGTCCGATATTATATGGTAtgattatcattattttgggAATTAAATAACTTTTTTACAATTGTAtcaaagtatttttcaaaattcttttattataaaattttacACAACATTAATATCTTATCTTTGATCAAATATTTATGTATGTGATTAGTTTTTGGAAACGTGCATTGCACCtataaacttcttaaaataacataaatatgtaTCGTCTAAATgtttatataattaattatatcacaaatataaaattttattattatgaacAACTTAGTTAATTTAACGAAAAGAATATGTCATTACTTTTATTACTGTGTAGTGATTGAATATTGGCTTGGCAAAATTGCAAAAGTTTCTAAAGTCTTCAGTTTGCTTTGTTCATGTACCTATTAAAAAGGTTCTAGCATATGAAATTTGCTTAatgtaaataataaaaaataattataaaataagcTATACGTCTAGAATTTCAATCAAATTTATATAAAGAAACATtggagaagagaagagaagaaagatTATTTAGAAGCTTTTGgatggaaaggaaaaaaaaatgtaGCATTAAACCCTccttgtattttatttcatttaagTGTTTCTGAACATATTATTTCTtgtaatatataataatatttattAATAACTTTATATAAAGGCTTGCACTTTACAAAGaaagttaaaaatgaaaaaatgataaatatttttttagtatCATGTTATGCTTCACAAATTGCATCCTCAACTCTATTGGACAAAGCTTTGTATCACTTGTTACACCTACAACAAAAATATTCTTAGCTTCAACACAAGTTGGGgttcaaaatattaatatttcatATGAATCCAAATTAATAAATTATCTTGAGTAATAAAATATAGAAAACAGAATGAAAATAATGATGTTTTTTCCTTAAATAGAGCACTCTGATACTCAATGCAAGGAAAGATggcaataataataattttacctACTTTTTCCATAATAGTTACAATAAAATGAtctccaaataaataaataagttcTCATGATTCCCGAGACATATCATAAAAAGTGACATAAACACTTGAAGTGCTATTGCAAACTACTGCTactactaataataataaaaaaatagagaaagtATTAGTTCAATATATAAGCATTGTGATGAATTTGCTAGCAGCATGCAGCTAAAGAGAAGAAATCTGAGATGAAGAATTGAGAGAAATTTCATAGAAAAGAGGAAATGCTTTGTTTTCTGTACAAAACGTAATGAAGGTAAAGAAGCTACTAAAGTGTTTTTAACTAACTAACCGCCTAAGTAATGACAGTTGTACTTCACTAACTATCTCACTAACTATAGTTAAGTTAACTAACTGCAATTAAGCTAACTAAGATTAACCTACATCCTTTACATCCCCTCTCAAGCTAGGACTGGGAAAAACGTTGAGAAGTCCTAgcttggacatcaaatatgaaTGTTGAAGTCGACCGAGTCCTTTTGTAAGGATATCAGCTTCCTGCTCTATTGTAGCACAATAGAAAGTGGAGACGAGGCCTTGTTGAATCTTCTTACAGATGAAATGACAGTCAATGTCAATGTGCTTTGTGTGCTCATGAAAGACATGATTGGCAGCAATATGAAGAGCTAATTTGCTATCATTGTAGATAGGCGCGGGGGAATGATGTTGCACTCCTAGCTCCTTGAGTAAGCCAAGGATTTATATAACCTATGCAATAGTGGAAGCTAGGTTGCAATATTCAGCTTCAGCTGAGCTTCTAGAAATAGTGGATTGTTTTTTAGACTTCCAAGATATCAGGGAAGTACCGAGCTTAACGAAGTAGCATGTAACTGATTTGCGTGTATTAGGGCATACATCCCAGTCTGCATCACAAAATGTTGATAGTGATTCGGAATAATGAGCAGTCAAGAGAACTCCCAAGTCAGGACTATTCTTGATATACTTGACTACCTTAAGTGCAGCTTCCATATGAGAGACTTTAGGACTATGCATGAACTGGCTTAAACTTTGAACAGCTAAAGAAATATCTGGCCTTGTGATGGTCAAGTAAAGGAGCTTTCCCAAGAGCCTTTGATATGGTCCTGGATCAGTTTACAATATGTCATTAGATGATCCTGTATGAGTGTCAAAATTCAGTCGTAGTAAGCTTCACATTAGGTTCTATAGGGCAGGATACAGGCTTGGAACCTGAGAGTCCCAACTCAGCTATGAGCTCTAGAGCATATTTGCATTGGTGCATTAATATACTATCACTATTTTGTGCAAACTCTATGCCTATGAAGTATTTAAACTCTCCTAGGTCCTTGATCTTAAATGAGGATTGTAAGTCATCCTTGGTCTATTGAATCATGACAATACTATCACTAATGATAAGGAGATCGTTAACATATACTAGGACAACCACCATGTGATATGCTGCTCTTTTGATGAACAAGGAATAATCCAAATGACTCTGCTGAAAACCAGCATCCACCAAGGCTGGTGTTAGCTTGAGATTCCATTGTCTGGATGTCTGCTTAAGTCCATAGAAAGACTTAAGCAGTTTGCAAACTCTGGATTTATTTTTTGATCCCCCTGAAACCTTGAGGTATTTCCTATACACCTCCTCAGAAAGATCACCTTACAAAAAGATATTGTAAACATCCATTTAATGAATAGACCATTGTCTTATGGCTGCAATGGACAACACACTtctaacagtaaccatttttacCACAGGTGAAAAGGTTTCTTGATAGTCTAAACCTTCTCCTCTGATTATACCCTTTAGCTACCAAACGAGCTTTGAACCTTTCTACTTCTCCTTATGCCTTATATTTGATTTTATAAACCCATTTGCATCGTATTACCTTCTGTCCCTGTGGCAAAGATACCAATTCCCAAATCTTGTTATCCTCTAGTGCCTTAATTTCTGCCTGCGTTGCCTCTACCCATCGCTTGTCCTTTACTGCCTCTGAATATGATGTAGTTTCCACCTCAACTGAAAAGTTAGCCAAGTAGCTTTGATACTTTTAAGAAAATACTTCATATCCAATTACTTCTGAGATAGGGTATCTGCAACAACTTGCAGAGTTTAGCCTGTCATTTCTAACATAATCCTTAAGCCATATTGGAGGCTTAGATACTCTAGTTGATTTTCTTGTTTCCTCAGCATGAGGTGGAGCAAAAGAATTACGAGGACTATCAATATTATTATGCTCAACAGAATGTGGAATGTCCTATTCATTTAAGGGAACATGAGTCACAACAGGTGAACATGGCACATTGGTTACTTCAGGATGATTACCAGCAATAGAACTAGCTACATCATTTGGTTCCTCAGCAAAATCTTTTATTGGCACTGGAGTCATATTCAAGAATAATGGTTCCGATGAGTCTTCTATTGTATGAAAAGGAAATATATCTTCATAGAATACTACATCTCTACTTATAAAGAACACTCTATTTTCCAAATCCAAAAGTTTGTAGCCTTTCTGATGTGCAACATTTCCCAGGAGGACTGACCTCATAGCTCGAGGTGCAAATTTATCATGACCTGTCAAGTTAGTAGCAAAACATAGGCATCCAATTACCTTTAGATGTGTCAGTGAAGGTATCTTACCCAAAAGCAATTCATATGGTGACTTACGTGCCATAACAAAAGAAGGAATTATGTTGATGATGTACACATCAGTATCAAATGCAATGCCCCCCAATATTTAATAGGTAAATGGTCTTGAAATCTAATTGCTCGAGTAGTCTCGAGTATGTGTCTATGTTTCATTTCCACAACTCCATTATGCCGGGAAGTATATGGACAGGAGCTTTGATGGACAATCCCATGCAGTTGAAAGAAGTCACTACATGCACTGTTAAAAAACTCACTCCCATTGTGTGATCTAAACATTTTAATTTGCTTCCCAAATTGTGTTTTGATCATAGTAATAAAGTTTTTGAGTAAGAAAGTAGCATCAGATTTAAGTCTCATAAGAAACACCCAAGTCCATATggtaaattcatcaaccaatgtaagaaaatattttatagcATTGCGAGTAGCAATTTTAAAAGGTCCCCGCACATCCATATGAATCAAATTAAAACTATGTAAACTTCTGCTAGTGCTAGTTGGAAAAGGTACTCTAGTTTATCGTGCTAGGGGACAAACTTCACATTTAGACATTGAATCATTATCTAGTGTACCACCATAGTGTTGTATACTAGGAATCCTTCTGAGAACTTGAACTAGAACATGTCCTGTTCTCTTATGCCATATCTCTATGCTTCCTTTACTAGTTGCTGCAAATGCTGTATTTATTGTCTTTCCTAATGCTGCTGGTAGTAGGTACATACCTTCTTCCTTTCTACCAATCTCCTTCACCATCCCAGATAAGAGGTCCTGAAATACACAACATTTAGGAAAGAAAGTAACACTGCATTTAAGATTCTCTGTCACTTTAGAAACTAACATGAGAATTGAACTTAAAGGCTAGTAACATACCGCATCTTTCAGTACATCACCTCCAGTGAGCTGACACTCTCTTATACGAGAAATTAGTGCTGAATCTCCAGTAGGTAATTGCACTTCTCCTGAATTTCCTATTGAAGTTTTATTTTTTAGTAAATTTTGTCATCAGTCATATGGTTAGTAGCACCGCTATCTACTATCCATTTGCAAAGTTCAAAGTTTCACATAATGTTACATTACCATAAAAATATTTACCTGCCATATTGGCACTTGCTCCTGCAGTAGAACCTTTATTTAGTAGTTGCAGCAATTGATTGTACTGTTCCTTGGTGAAGAATTGAGCTGGTTCAACATtgctgcttggttgatatgtgtTTTTTGTTGGTGAAATTGTCATTCCTTGTTGTCTAGTTGTGTCAATCATGATTGCATTTGCTTTCTTCTTCTGCTTGAAATCAGGTGGATATCCAATAATTTTGTAACAAATCTCCTTTAAATGTATTGTCCTGTTACAAAAAtcacatttcattagtttgtaACATTCATTTCTAGTATGGTctttcaaatgacaaaaatcACATTCTAAACTATAGTTTCTCCTTGCTCTAGATGTAGAATGGGCGGTAAACAAAGCAGTATGATCATTATGCCCAACTTGCCCATAAGTACCACCAGTAATCAATTTCCTACTTTCATCCCGAACCACCATAGCATAAGCCTTATCTATAGATGGTAAAGCTGGCATCAATAGAATCTGGCTCCTTGCTTGCTCAAAGTTCTCATTCAATCGCATCAAAAATTGTAGCAGTCGTTTATACTCCAATTAATCAACATACTCAGTGGCTGATGGAGGAGGTGACATTATCGAATCATATTCTGTCCTGAGATCTTTTAACTTGGTAAAATAAGTCGATACTGACGAAATCCCATGTATTAAAGTAAATATTTCCTTGTGCAAGTAATACAACCTCGATGCTTTTGCTTTTTCAAATCGCTCCTTGAAAGCAGCCCATACCTTCTATGCATTCGAAGAAAAAAACACTCCTGTAACTAAATCTTTGCTCACATTGCTCATGAGCCATGTAGTCACAATTGTATTACACCGGTCCCACTGACTTCCCAAACTTGGACCAAAATCTTCCTTCGATGTCGATCCACCAACCAAACACAATTTGTTCTTACCTAACAGTGCTATTCATCGCACGACTCCAAAGAGAGTAATTTTCCATACATGTTAATACGAGTCCCGCCAACATGGATCCTGGACCATCAGACGCATGCAAAAA contains:
- the LOC142174609 gene encoding uncharacterized protein LOC142174609, giving the protein MRLNENFEQARSQILLMPALPSIDKAYAMVVRDESRKLITGGTYGQVGHNDHTALFTAHSTSRARRNYSLECDFCHLKDHTRNECYKLMKCDFCNRTIHLKEICYKIIGYPPDFKQKKKANAIMIDTTRQQGMTISPTKNTYQPSSNVEPAQFFTKEQYNQLLQLLNKGSTAGASANMAGNSGEVQLPTGDSALISRIRECQLTGGDVLKDADLLSGMVKEIGRKEEGMYLLPAALGKTINTAFAATSKGSIEIWHKRTGHVLVQVLRRIPSIQHYGGTLDNDSMSKCEVIGCLCFATNLTGHDKFAPRAMRSVLLGNVAHQKGYKLLDLENRVFFISRDVVFYEDIFPFHTIEDSSEPLFLNMTPVPIKDFAEEPNDVASSIAGNHPEDIPHSVEHNNIDSPRNSFAPPHAEETRKSTRVSKPPIWLKDYVRNDRLNSAIEVETTSYSEAVKDKRWVEATQAEIKALEDNKIWELVSLPQGQKTSRQWNLKLTPALVDAGFQQSHLDYSLFIKRAAYHMVVVLTKDDLQSSFKIKDLGEFKYFIGIEFAQNSDSILMHQCKYALELIAELGLSGPYQRLLGKLLYLTITRPDISLAVQSLSQFMHSPKVSHMEAALKVVKYIKNSPDLGVLLTAHYSESLSTFCDADWDELGVQHHSPAPIYNDSKLALHIAANHVFHEHTKHIDIDCHFICKKIQQGLVSTFYCATIEQEADILTKGLGRLQHSYLMSKLGLLNVFPSPSLRGDVKDVG